Sequence from the Fulvivirga ligni genome:
ATCTTTAAGCTCTTTCTGCCATGATTTCTTAATCTCTGCTTCAGAGAGACCGTTTTTAATCTGTTCTTGCAATATTTTATTTCCGGCAAGGGTGTTAAAATAGGGTTTAAAAAAGTCTTCACCCTTATATTTTTGGTAAAAATCAATTAAATAATTCAGATGAAGGCCGCCTTCTATGTTTTTTTTATGTGAAAAGTTAATGCCGTAACATGTTTCCCCTTCCAGTGGTGGATATACTGACATACCTTTAATACTCACGGGTTTAAAGCTATCTTTCATGTCTGTAAACTGCGGGTGACCAATTTGTAGAAACGGTTCGTAAGTGCCTCTGCCCACACTAATAACCGTACCCTCGAACAAACAAAGGGTAGGATAAAGCTCAATGGCCAAGTCATTTGGTAAGTTGGGCGACGGCTTTACTGGTAAGGCATACTTGTCCTCATGCTTGTAATCCTTTACTGGAATCACTTGCAGGTCGCACTTCACCTTATTATTGAGCCAGCCTTCTCCATTGATCATGAGCGCCAGTTCGCCTACGGTAAGTCCATGCAAAATAGGAATGGGATCCATAGCTACAAAGCCTTGAAGCTCAGCCGTTCTGATGGGGCCATCTATGTACATGCCATTGGGGTTGGGGCGGTCTAGCACCATAAAATTTACATTATTTTCGGCACATGCTTCCATTACCAGGTGCATGGTGCTGATGTAGGTGTAAAAACGTGTGCCTACATCCTGTATGTCAAATATGATGAGGTCTATCCCCTGTAAATCTTCTTTAGTTGGCTTTTTATGCTTACCATAAAGCGAAATAATGGGCAGCTTGGTTTTGGTGTCAACGCCATCTTTTACCAGCTCGCCATCGGCAGCCTGACCTCTAAAGCCATGCTCAGGAGCAAATACGGCTTTTATCTTAATTCCATAATCCAGTAGTGAATCTACCAGGTGAGTACCACTAATTTCAGAGGTTTGGTTAACAACCAGGCCTATATTTTTGTCTTTTAACAATGGCAGGTAAGCAGGTAGGTTATAGGCTCCAGGAGTGATGTGCGGTGTGTCCTGAGATTGAGAAACACCACATGA
This genomic interval carries:
- a CDS encoding exo-beta-N-acetylmuramidase NamZ family protein, with amino-acid sequence MNRLILLVSFFIAFSSCGVSQSQDTPHITPGAYNLPAYLPLLKDKNIGLVVNQTSEISGTHLVDSLLDYGIKIKAVFAPEHGFRGQAADGELVKDGVDTKTKLPIISLYGKHKKPTKEDLQGIDLIIFDIQDVGTRFYTYISTMHLVMEACAENNVNFMVLDRPNPNGMYIDGPIRTAELQGFVAMDPIPILHGLTVGELALMINGEGWLNNKVKCDLQVIPVKDYKHEDKYALPVKPSPNLPNDLAIELYPTLCLFEGTVISVGRGTYEPFLQIGHPQFTDMKDSFKPVSIKGMSVYPPLEGETCYGINFSHKKNIEGGLHLNYLIDFYQKYKGEDFFKPYFNTLAGNKILQEQIKNGLSEAEIKKSWQKELKDFKQIRTKYLLYPDFN